From Scomber scombrus chromosome 21, fScoSco1.1, whole genome shotgun sequence, one genomic window encodes:
- the ppm1bb gene encoding protein phosphatase 1bb isoform X2, producing MGAFLDKPKTEKHSAHGEGNGLRYGLSSMQGWRVEMEDAHTAVVGLPHGLTDWSFFAVYDGHAGSRVANYCSGHLLEHILSGGADFSSGPCSVEGVKDGIRSGFLNIDEYMRSFSDLRQGLDRSGSTAVCVLLSPTHLYFINCGDSRSVLSRDNKVGFSTQDHKPCNPREKERIQNAGGSVMIQRVNGSLAVSRALGDYDYKCVDGKGPTEQLVSPEPEVCVLERAAEGDEFVVLACDGIWDVMSNEELCEFVRSRLLVCDELEKVCNSVVDTCLHKGSRDNMSVVLVCLPGAPKISEEAVKKEEELDKYLESRVEELLGNCGEAGVPDLVSVLRSIAAENIPNLPPGGGLASKRSVIEAVYNKLNPHREEEGNAGELEDPW from the exons ATGGGTGCATTCCTGGATAAGCCGAAGACGGAGAAGCATAGTGCCCACGGTGAGGGCAATGGGCTGCGCTATGGCCTGAGCTCCATGCAGGGCTGGCGGGTGGAGATGGAGGATGCCCACACAGCTGTGGTGGGCCTCCCCCATGGACTCACCGACTGGTCCTTCTTTGCTGTTTATGATGGCCACGCAGGCTCCCGAGTCGCCAACTACTGCTCCGGCCACCTGCTGGAACACATCTTGTCAGGAGGGGCTGACTTTAGTTCAGGACCCTGCTCCGTGGAGGGCGTGAAGGACGGCATCCGCTCGGGCTTCCTGAACATTGACGAGTACATGCGCAGCTTCTCTGACCTGCGGCAGGGCCTGGACCGCAGCGGTTCTACAGCTGTGTGCGTGTTGCTCAGCCCGACCCACCTCTACTTCATTAACTGCGGCGACTCGCGGTCCGTGCTGAGTCGAGACAACAAGGTGGGCTTCTCCACCCAGGACCACAAGCCCTGCAACCCCCGCGAAAAGGAGCGCATCCAGAACGCTGGCGGCTCAGTAATGATCCAGAGGGTAAACGGCTCCCTGGCTGTGTCCCGGGCCCTAGGGGACTACGACTACAAATGTGTGGATGGTAAGGGCCCCACGGAGCAGCTGGTGAGCCCCGAGCCTGAGGTGTGCGTGTTGGAGCGGGCGGCCGAAGGAGACGAGTTTGTGGTGCTGGCGTGCGACGGAATCTGGGACGTCATGTCCAACGAGGAGCTGTGTGAGTTTGTCCGCTCACGACTCCTGGTGTGTGACGAGCTGGAGAAGGTCTGTAACTCAGTGGTGGACACCTGCCTGCATAAG GGGAGCAGAGACAATATGAGTGTGGTGTTGGTGTGTTTACCCGGAGCCCCCAAGATCTCAGAGGAGGCTgtgaagaaagaagaggaattGGATAAATACCTGGAGAGCCGTGTTGAgg AGCTGCTGGGAAACTGTGGGGAGGCAGGTGTCCCAGACCTGGTGTCTGTCCTGAGGAGCATTGCTGCAGAGAACATCCCTAACCTTCCACCTGGCGGAGGCCTGGCCAGCAA acgGAGCGTGATCGAGGCGGTGTACAACAAGCTGAACCCtcacagagaagaggaaggg